The DNA segment GTCACAGAGGACCGTGGTCGCGCCCTGCCACTCGTCCCCGCCGAAGCCCTTGCCCCACAGGACACGGCCCTCGGCGTCGAGCTTCAGGACGAACACGTCGCTCGGGCCCGAGCCGCTCTGCGCGCTGATGATCGCGTCCTCGCCGTAAAACTCGAGCGCGCCCCGGAACTCGCCGCCGACGACGACGTCGCCGCTCGGAGAGACGGTGATCGACCTGCCGACCTGGTGGCCGACCGAGCCAAAGCGCTGGCTCCAGAGGTGTTTGCCCGCGCCGTCGAGCGCGAGCACGAAGAGGTCGGAGCCGCCGCGGCCCTCGAGCAAGGTGCCGCCGCCGAGGTCGAGGCCGACCTGGAAATCACCCGTCACGTAGATCTCTTCGCCAGGCCCGATCGCCACGCCGTGCGCCGCCTGATCGTCGGCCGGGCCAAACGTCTTGCCGAAGACGCAGGTGCCGTCGGGCGCGAGCCGCGCGACGAACGCGTCGGTGCCGCCATACGTCGGGAGCGCGCACCCCGAGAACGTCAGCGTGCCGGACAAGGTCCCCGTGAGGACGATGTCGCCGCTCGGCATCACCGCCACCGCCACGCTCGGGTTCCTCCAGTCTTCGCTCCCCGCTCGGCCGACGCGCTGGTGCCAGAGGTGCTGGCCCCCAGGGTCGAGCTTGAGGACGAAGATGTCGGTGCCGGCGCTCGGCGCGGTGACGACGCCATCGCCGAAGTCGACGTTCCCCTTCGCGACGCCGACCACGATCACGTTGCCGTCCGGATCGAAGGCGACGTCGGTCGCGTACTGCACGTCCGCGTCCCCGGCCCGATACGCCCACTGGCCCAGGCCGCTCGCGTCGAGCTTCACGACGTACGCGTCGATCAAGCCGCCGACCACGGGCGAGGTCTTGCCGTCGACGTCGAGCGCGCCGTCCCAGCCGCCCGCGAGCGCGACGTTGCCGACCTTGTCGACGGCCACCGTCGTCCGGAACTGCTCGGCAGAATCGCCGAAGTGCTTCGCCCACACCGCGTTGCCCTCGACGACGGACATCTTCACGAGGGCGATGTCACGCGACCCCTTGGTCAAGAGCGGTGACCCCGCGACGTTCGGGAGCTCGAGCGCATTGTCGAAATCCACGACGGAGAAGAGGTAGCCCTCGTCGCGCACGACGGCGAGGTCGCGGACGAGCTGCGTCGAGTCGACGGCCACCTGGCCGAAGCCCTGTTTCCACACGAGATCGCCGCCGGGCTCGGGGCCGCCGCCGCTCGTGACGTCGGGGATCCTCGTGCCCGGCTGGGCGTCCTCGGCCGCGCAGCCGAGCGCGCCGATCGTCACGAGCCCGAGGGAAACCACGAGGAGCGCTCCGCGATGCGTGACGGCCATCAGAAACGACCTCCGATCCCCGCCCCCGCGCCGTCGGGCCCGACCCACGGCCACGTCGTGACGTACGCCGTGCGCGCCACGGCCGTCTTCGGCGCCGTGACGAAACCAACGACGGCCGCGCCGAGCGCGGCCACGCCCCCGATGCCGAGCCCGATGAAGAGGGCGTTGTCGCGGTTCTTGCGCGTGTTGTCCTCCCCGGGGTCGTAGTACTCGAGCGGCGGGCAGCCCGTCGTGACGTCGCCGTCGCAGATGCCGACCTGCTTGCCCTCGACGTACGCCTGGTCGATCCGGAACACCGCCGCGCCCGCGAGGAGCGCGATGCCCGCGCCGCCGGCCGCCCACGCCCAGACCGGGATACGCCGCGCCGGGGCCTCCGTGTCGGTCCGGAGCTTGATCGAGACGTCGACGACCTTGCCCTCGGGCACCTCCACGGCCGTCGTGAAGGGCTGGTAGCCGGGCGCGTCGGCGCTGATCGACTGCGGGCCGAGATCGACGGGGATGACCGTGCCGAGCATGGCGACGGGCACGTCCTTGCCGTTGTGCGTGACGCGCAGGCCCGGAGGCGCGCCGCCGCCGATCGTGATCTTGATACGCGGCAGGCGCGGCTCGATCTTCGTGAGCCCCTTCTGCGCCACGTCCTCGAGCGCGCGCTTGCGCTCCTGCCCTTGCGTCTCGCGGTTGAGCACGAGCGCGCGCTGGTAGGCCGACCACGCGAGCGCGAGCTTGCCGTCCTGCTCGTAACAACGCGCGAGGTTGAGCAACGTGCTCGCCGCGGGGTAGAGGATCATGCTCGCCTCGAACTTGGCGCAGCCCTCTTTCCAGTCGCCACGATCGATCAGATCCCGGCCCGCCTGAAAGAGCGCCGCCGCCGCGGGATCGGGCACCGACGCGCTCTGCGCCTGCGCGGCCCTCGGCGGCGCGAGGACGAGCGTCGCCCCGAGGCACGCGACGAGCAAGGTTCCGAGAGGAGCGCGTGGCTCAGAGCTCACGGAGCGGATCATACCCCGTTTGCGTCTTCGTCGTGCCTTGCTTGGTCGCGGGGTTCGTCTTCGTCGTGGCCGTCGGCGCCGCCTTGCCGGCGGCCGCGGCCGCCGGGGTGATGACGCTGCCAGGAGAGGGCGAAGGCGGCGTGGTGGTCAACGCAGAGGGCAAGGCGGTGGCTTCGGGCGCCTGGGCCTCGGGGGTCGCCGCGGCGACGACGGTCGGCTTGGCCGTCGGGGTCGGGCCCTGCCCCTCCGCGGCGGGCCCCGCGGCCGTCACGTCGGCCGGGCCGGAGAGGCGCAGCACGATCGCCGCGACGCCGAGCCCCACGACGAACGCGAGGAGAAGCACGGCCCCGATCCGCCTGCGCTTCGACTTCTTCGCGGGCGGCGCCGCGGGGGTCGCCATCGACGCCGGGGTCGGCTGGTGTCGCGACGACGCGCCTTGTGGCCCCATGCCCGGCGGCCGAAGCATCGGCGCCGGAGGCAGGGGCGGCACGGGCGCGGGCGCGGGCATGTCGTGGCGAGGCGAGGACGCGTCGGGCGGGCGATAGAGGCCTCCGGCGAGCCTTCGAACCGAGGTCGCCGTGAACATCTGCTCCCAGTCGCCGGTGCTGTTCATCGGCCGCGCGTCGAGGGGGACGCCGAGCACGTTCGCGAGGGCGAGGACGAGCTCCGAGGCCTTCGTGAAGCGCCCCTGCGGCCTGGGCCAGGTCGCCTGGGTGAACCACGCGTCGAAGGCCGGCGGCAGCGCGACGCCATAACGGCGCGCGCGGGCTGTCGCCGGCTCCTTCGCGCCCTCGACGATCTTCAGGAGCAGCGTGTAGAGCGACTCGAGCGTGCGGCTCTCCTCGAGCCAGTAGGGCTCGCCGACGAGCAACGCGTAGGCGATGTGCGCGAGGGCGTAGAGGTCGGCGCGATGATCGATCGTGCCTTCGCCCATGATCTGCTCGGGCGACATGTACGGCGGCGTTCCGAGGTTGATCGTCTGCTGCTTCATGCCCGCGTGCTGGCCGGAGGCGAGCACCTTCGCGATGCCGAAATCGAGCAGCTTGATGCGGGGCGTGCCGTCGTCGCGGTACGTGATGAAGATGTTCTCGGGCTTGAGGTCGCGGTGGACGATGCCCGCGGCGTGCGTCTTGTCGAGGGCGCGCGCGGCCTGCGAGAGGATGAGGACGATCTCGGGCGGCGTGAGTTTTCCGCGGTCGCCGAGCACGTTCGCGAGGTCGTCGCCGCGGAGCAGCTCCATCACGAGGAAGGGCGCGCCGGTCGCGGCGTCGACGTCGGCGTCGAAGGTCTCGACGATGTGCTCGCTGACGATGTCGGCGGTGATGGTCGCCTCGAGCTTGAAGCGCTCGCGCATCTCGGCGCTGCCGACGAGGCCCGGGAGCATCACCTTGAGCGCGCGGCGGCGGTGGGTCTTCTGGTCGATGACCTCGTAGACCGCGCCCATGGCGCCCGTGCTGACGCAACGCACGACCTCGTAATGGCCGTGGAAGATCTTGCCCGGGGC comes from the Polyangium spumosum genome and includes:
- a CDS encoding tetratricopeptide repeat protein; this encodes MSSEPRAPLGTLLVACLGATLVLAPPRAAQAQSASVPDPAAAALFQAGRDLIDRGDWKEGCAKFEASMILYPAASTLLNLARCYEQDGKLALAWSAYQRALVLNRETQGQERKRALEDVAQKGLTKIEPRLPRIKITIGGGAPPGLRVTHNGKDVPVAMLGTVIPVDLGPQSISADAPGYQPFTTAVEVPEGKVVDVSIKLRTDTEAPARRIPVWAWAAGGAGIALLAGAAVFRIDQAYVEGKQVGICDGDVTTGCPPLEYYDPGEDNTRKNRDNALFIGLGIGGVAALGAAVVGFVTAPKTAVARTAYVTTWPWVGPDGAGAGIGGRF
- a CDS encoding serine/threonine protein kinase, translated to MAEPDAGLLAPGKIFHGHYEVVRCVSTGAMGAVYEVIDQKTHRRRALKVMLPGLVGSAEMRERFKLEATITADIVSEHIVETFDADVDAATGAPFLVMELLRGDDLANVLGDRGKLTPPEIVLILSQAARALDKTHAAGIVHRDLKPENIFITYRDDGTPRIKLLDFGIAKVLASGQHAGMKQQTINLGTPPYMSPEQIMGEGTIDHRADLYALAHIAYALLVGEPYWLEESRTLESLYTLLLKIVEGAKEPATARARRYGVALPPAFDAWFTQATWPRPQGRFTKASELVLALANVLGVPLDARPMNSTGDWEQMFTATSVRRLAGGLYRPPDASSPRHDMPAPAPVPPLPPAPMLRPPGMGPQGASSRHQPTPASMATPAAPPAKKSKRRRIGAVLLLAFVVGLGVAAIVLRLSGPADVTAAGPAAEGQGPTPTAKPTVVAAATPEAQAPEATALPSALTTTPPSPSPGSVITPAAAAAGKAAPTATTKTNPATKQGTTKTQTGYDPLREL